The Caldisericia bacterium genomic sequence ATACTATAAATGGTAAAATTTCATTAAGAGAGGAAAAAGGAGGGAATGATGAAATTTAAGTATTTTATACCGACGAAGGTCTATTTTGGGAAAGGAGAGGTTGAAAGGGTTGGAAACTTAAGCAAAAGGTTTGGAAAGAAGGCATTTATTGTAACAGGGAAAAGATCGGCAAAGGAGAGTGGACTTCTGGATAGGGTGGTCGGTCTTTTAGAAAAGAACGGGATTTTATATGAGATTTTTAATGAAACAATTCCCAATCCTCCTGTTCATCTTGTTGAAAAGGGTGGAGAAAAGTTTCTTTCCACTTCATCAGATTTTATAATTGCCATTGGTGGAGGAAGTCCAATGGATCTATCCAAAGGGATAGGAATCTATGCAGTTTATAAGGAGATAGTGCCCTTCCTTCTTGGAGAGAAAAAGGTTGAAAAAAAGATTCCTCCACTTATAGCAATTCCAACCACCTCTGGCACAGGTTCTGAGGTTACAAGATACGCAGTTTTAACATATGAGGGAAGAAAGCTTGCAGTTGGGTCAGAATACATATTTCCAGATATTGCCCTTGTTGATCCAGAAACTACTTTATCCATGCCTAAGGAACTTGCAAGGGACACAGGGATGGATGCTCTCTCCCATGCACTTGAGGGTCTACTCTCCCTTAAATCAAACCCGGTGAGCGATACTCTTGCCTATGAATCCATAAAGGTGATCTTTGACTTTCTCCCAAGAAGTGTTTTCCATGAAGGAGATTTTGAGGCAAGGGAAATGATGCACTACGCTTCAATGGTGGCTGGAATGGTTATTGCAGAGGCTGGAACAGGACTTGTTCACTCAATGGGTTATCCATTAACAATGAAGTATGGTTTCTCTCATGGTCTTGCCAATGCCATTATCATGCCATATGTGATGAAATATAATATACCTGCCTGTTATGAGAAGATGGCAAATGTTGTAAGGATAATATCTGAGTATTCTGGTACAGACATTGAGGATGCCCACATTCTTCCAGAACTTTTACTTGATATGAATGAGCTTCTCGGGATTCCACTCACCCTTGAAGAGGCAGGGGTGGATGAAAAGGATTTTGAGAAGTTTGCAAGAGAGGTTGTGGATAGTATGGAGAAAAAACCAATACCAAGAAAACCTGAAGGGATTGATGAGATTATCGCCATTTATCAGGAAAGTTTTCATGGGTTAATATAAAGAAGTGAGGAAAAGTAAGGGAATAACTCCCCTTGATGTTCTTGGGTTTGTAGTAGTATTTGCAATCTTCTACTTCCTCATTAGAGGAAGGGCTATATATGGAGTTGTTCCTGCGAGGGGAGAGACGATACTTTCTCTCAAACTCCTCCCCCTGTATGCTCTTTACTCTGTTGGAAGAGTTTTTATAGCATTCATCCTCTCCTTCATCTTTGCCCTCATCTATGGTTATATTGCAGCAAAAAACAGATTCCTTGAAGTTTTTTTAATTCCACTTCTTGATGTCCTCCAGTCTATCCCAGTTCTCTCATTCCTTCCACCAGTTCTCTTCTTCATGGTTTCCCTATTTCATGGATCAAGGGTTGGTCTTGAACTTGGATCGATAATTTTAATCTTCACAGGTCAGGTATGGAATCTTGTTTTCAGTTTCTACAACTCCCTAAAAACCATCCCAAGGGAACTTGATGAGGCAGCGAAACTCTCAAGGCTTAACTTCTGGCAGAGATTTACAAGACTTGAACTTCCCCATGCAGCAATTGGACTTATATGGAATAGCATGCTTTCCGTAGCTGGTGGCTGGTTCTTCCTTATGGCATGTGAGACATTCACCTTGTTAAATAAAAAATTCTCTCTTCCGGGTCTTGGCTCTTTCCTTGCAAAATCTGCAGAATCAGGAAATATAAAGATGACCATATGGGGAATAGTTACCCTTGCCCTCGTTATAGTTTTAATAGACCAGCTTCTATGGAGGCCTCTTATTGCGTGGTCAACGAAGTTTAAAATGGAGGAGAAGGGTGAGGAGGAGATACACTCTGCGATTTTGAATTTATACAGAAGGTCAAAGATACTTGAATTTATTTCATCTAAATTGATTGTCCCATTGAATGAGAAGATAGAACGCTTCTTTGATGAGATTGAGAGGAGAAGGGAAAGTTTCACAATGGAACTCATTAAGAAACTCATCTCTTATATATTTTCAGGTTTAATCTTTCTTCTTATCATTGTTGGAGCAAAGGGCCTCTTTTCAATACTTGCAAAGGTTAGTATAAGTGATTGGATAGAGATAGTTAAAGGAGGATTCTTTACACTTCTTAGAGTTGTTGCTGCCGTTTCCATTGGTTATCTATGGACGATACCTGTTGGAGTTAAGATAGGGATGAATCCAAAGATTTCAAAGGTAGCTCAACCTGTTGTTCAGATAATAGCTTCTATTCCAGCTACAGCAATATTCCCCATCTTACTTATGTTTCTTATAAAGATTGGAGGAGGACTTTCCTTTGCCTCCATACTTCTGATGCTCCTTTCAACCCAGTGGTATATTCTATTCAATGTTATGGGTGGAGCATCAGGAATTCCAAAAAACTTTGTTGAAGCAGGTAAAATATTTAGAATAAAGGGAGTTCACTGGTGGAGGATTATAGTAATTCCCTCCATTTTCCCTTTTCTTGTTACTGGAGGAATAACAGCCTGGGGAGCAGCTTTCAATGCAAGTATTGTCTCCGAGTATGTGAAATTTTCTGGAAAAACATTTATGATTCCTGGGCTTGGAGCAATCATAACTTCTGCCACAGAAAGGGGAGACATGCCTCTCCTTACATCAGCTACTTTGTTTATGGCTCTAATTGTTGTAATATTTAATAGGCTCTTCTGGAGAAGAATGTATAAACTTTCTGAGGAAAAGTTTCATGTGGAGTAAAGGATATGAGTTTGCTTGAGGTAAGGAACATTGGAAAAAAGTTTGTTATGCCCACAGGGAAGGAGATATATGTCCTTAAAGGCGTAACGTTTTCAATAAATGAGGGCGAGATTGTTTCAATACTCGGTCCCTCTGGTTCAGGGAAGTCAACACTACTTAGGATAATTGCAGGACTCCTTAAACCTGATGAGGGGGTTGTTATATACAGAGATAAGGTGATAACAGATGTGAATCCTGGTGTATCCATGGTTTTTCAGAATTTTGCGCTTTTCCCATGGCTTACAGTTGAGGAGAATGTGGAGACTGGTCTTATATCAAAGAACATGAGCAAAGAGGAGAAAAAGAGGAGGGTCTTAAAGGCGATAGACACTGTTGGTCTTGATGGATTTGAAAATGCATATCCAAAGGAACTCTCTGGAGGAATGAAGCAGAGGGTTGGTATAGCGAGAGGGCTTGTGGTTGAGCCAGATATTCTCCTCATGGATGAACCCTTTTCTGCCCTTGATGTTCTAACTGCAGAGAACTTAAAAAGTGATATTTTAGAGCTTTGGATTGAGAAGAGAATTCCAACAAAGGCAATTCTCATAGTAACCCATAATATAGAGGAAGCTGTGTATCTTTCTGACAGGATCATTATAATAAGTAAGGATCCAGGGATGGTGATGGAGGAGATAAAGGTAGATATTCCCCACTGGAGGGATAAAACATCAACAAAGTTTTTATCCATAGTTGATAGAGTTTACACAATACTTACCGCAGGTGAGATAGAAAAGGAGAGGGAGATACTTAGAATCTCAAAAGAGATTCCAAGAATCCCCATAGCAAGAGTTGGTGCAATAACCGGTTTTGTTGAACTAATCTCTGATCTTGGAGGAAGAGTTGACCTCTTTAAGATTGGTGGTGAACTCTACATGGACATAGAGGATCTTCTTCCCCTTGTTGAGGCATCCGAACTTCTTGGATTTACAAGGTATAAACAGGGTGATATAGAACTTACAGAGGATGGGAAAGTTTTTTCAGAGGCAGATGTTCTTACAAAGAAGGAGATATTTAGAAAGAATCTCCTTAGAAATGTTTTTCTTATAAGGCAGATTTTGAGAGTTCTCAAATCCAAGGCAAACAAAAGAATCTCAAAGGAGTTTTTCCTTGACATTCTTGAGAGAAAACTCTCCCATGAAGAGGCAGAGAAGGAGCTGGACATTCTAATTGATTGGGGTAGATATGCAGAACTCTTCTCCTTTGATGATGAAACAGATGAACTTTTCCTTGAAGAGGAGGAGGTAGCAAATTCTTGAATTTAAGGTAAAAAAGAGATTTGGAAACATAAGGCTTGGAGAGTTAAAGATAGGGGATATTGTTGTTGAAACCCCTGTTTTTATGCCAGTTGGAACTCAAGCCAC encodes the following:
- a CDS encoding nitrate/sulfonate/bicarbonate ABC transporter ATP-binding protein: MSLLEVRNIGKKFVMPTGKEIYVLKGVTFSINEGEIVSILGPSGSGKSTLLRIIAGLLKPDEGVVIYRDKVITDVNPGVSMVFQNFALFPWLTVEENVETGLISKNMSKEEKKRRVLKAIDTVGLDGFENAYPKELSGGMKQRVGIARGLVVEPDILLMDEPFSALDVLTAENLKSDILELWIEKRIPTKAILIVTHNIEEAVYLSDRIIIISKDPGMVMEEIKVDIPHWRDKTSTKFLSIVDRVYTILTAGEIEKEREILRISKEIPRIPIARVGAITGFVELISDLGGRVDLFKIGGELYMDIEDLLPLVEASELLGFTRYKQGDIELTEDGKVFSEADVLTKKEIFRKNLLRNVFLIRQILRVLKSKANKRISKEFFLDILERKLSHEEAEKELDILIDWGRYAELFSFDDETDELFLEEEEVANS
- a CDS encoding ABC transporter permease subunit — protein: MRKSKGITPLDVLGFVVVFAIFYFLIRGRAIYGVVPARGETILSLKLLPLYALYSVGRVFIAFILSFIFALIYGYIAAKNRFLEVFLIPLLDVLQSIPVLSFLPPVLFFMVSLFHGSRVGLELGSIILIFTGQVWNLVFSFYNSLKTIPRELDEAAKLSRLNFWQRFTRLELPHAAIGLIWNSMLSVAGGWFFLMACETFTLLNKKFSLPGLGSFLAKSAESGNIKMTIWGIVTLALVIVLIDQLLWRPLIAWSTKFKMEEKGEEEIHSAILNLYRRSKILEFISSKLIVPLNEKIERFFDEIERRRESFTMELIKKLISYIFSGLIFLLIIVGAKGLFSILAKVSISDWIEIVKGGFFTLLRVVAAVSIGYLWTIPVGVKIGMNPKISKVAQPVVQIIASIPATAIFPILLMFLIKIGGGLSFASILLMLLSTQWYILFNVMGGASGIPKNFVEAGKIFRIKGVHWWRIIVIPSIFPFLVTGGITAWGAAFNASIVSEYVKFSGKTFMIPGLGAIITSATERGDMPLLTSATLFMALIVVIFNRLFWRRMYKLSEEKFHVE
- a CDS encoding iron-containing alcohol dehydrogenase, with product MKFKYFIPTKVYFGKGEVERVGNLSKRFGKKAFIVTGKRSAKESGLLDRVVGLLEKNGILYEIFNETIPNPPVHLVEKGGEKFLSTSSDFIIAIGGGSPMDLSKGIGIYAVYKEIVPFLLGEKKVEKKIPPLIAIPTTSGTGSEVTRYAVLTYEGRKLAVGSEYIFPDIALVDPETTLSMPKELARDTGMDALSHALEGLLSLKSNPVSDTLAYESIKVIFDFLPRSVFHEGDFEAREMMHYASMVAGMVIAEAGTGLVHSMGYPLTMKYGFSHGLANAIIMPYVMKYNIPACYEKMANVVRIISEYSGTDIEDAHILPELLLDMNELLGIPLTLEEAGVDEKDFEKFAREVVDSMEKKPIPRKPEGIDEIIAIYQESFHGLI